DNA from Bdellovibrionales bacterium:
TGCTCGATGGCCACGTGAGTCTTGAAGAGGCCCTTAAGTACACTTCGCAGACGGAGAACTTTAAACTCAAAGTTAAAGGCATTCAGTCCGGAGTCGATTCGGACTGGGACGAAAATATCGAAGCCAAAAGCAAAGTCGAGATGAAGTGGGACGATCATGATGACTTATCCCTCGACGAAGGCTATGTTCAAAAGCCTAAAAAGTAGGGCTTCCCATGGAAAACGAAAAAGAAGAAAAGCGATATGTTCGGCGCTCGGCCTACAATAAGGTGATGGACTATCTCGCTTTGCGGGATCATTCGGAACACGAGTTGATACAAAAGCTTAAGCGTGCGAAATACACGCCTGAAGAGATCGCCACGGCCATGGAAAAAGTCGTGGGATCCAGTTGGATGCCTAAGCCCGAGGTGATGGCGCAAAAGGTTGCAAATAGCCTGCATCGCAAACGGAAGAGCTATTTGTATATTATGCAGTATTTAAAACAGAAAAAACTGCCCATGGTGCCCCGAGA
Protein-coding regions in this window:
- a CDS encoding recombination regulator RecX: MENEKEEKRYVRRSAYNKVMDYLALRDHSEHELIQKLKRAKYTPEEIATAMEKVVGSSWMPKPEVMAQKVANSLHRKRKSYLYIMQYLKQKKLPMVPRDADIEEEKARSLAEGRFSDLSNLSQLDKKKVARFLQSRGFDFETINRVTRIRS